A portion of the Paenibacillus antri genome contains these proteins:
- a CDS encoding phosphatidate cytidylyltransferase: protein MVSALWTLGVIFASLVFITLAFYIVRKKQPNKDFEAISARIGTWWGMFFIFSLATLFNPVVSLLSLMVLTFFALKEYFSMIKTRKADRRIFLWAYLSIPIQFYWIYTGWYGMFIVFIPIYVFLFLPLPRLLNKGTVGFLRSVSSTQWGLMLMVFGLSHLAYYQIATPEYGAELVLFLVVLTQVNDVVHSLISIYFGKRKIVPTANPNMTWEGFAVALLATTAASYFLYPHLTPFDVSFGIWSGILISVSGFFGALTISVLKRDLLIGDDAKPEEGKNSYLNRVDSLTYTSPIFFHAIRYFFDFM, encoded by the coding sequence ATGGTCAGCGCGTTGTGGACGCTCGGCGTCATTTTCGCAAGCTTGGTCTTCATTACTCTTGCTTTCTATATCGTACGGAAGAAGCAGCCGAACAAGGATTTCGAAGCGATCTCCGCGCGAATCGGCACGTGGTGGGGCATGTTCTTCATCTTCAGTCTGGCGACGCTGTTCAATCCGGTCGTCTCTCTGCTCTCTCTCATGGTACTGACGTTCTTCGCGCTGAAGGAGTATTTCTCGATGATCAAGACCCGGAAGGCGGACCGCCGCATCTTCCTCTGGGCGTATTTGTCGATCCCAATTCAGTTCTATTGGATTTACACGGGATGGTATGGGATGTTCATCGTCTTCATCCCGATCTACGTTTTTTTATTTTTGCCGCTCCCGCGCTTGCTTAACAAAGGAACCGTCGGCTTCCTCCGCTCCGTCAGCTCGACGCAATGGGGGCTGATGCTGATGGTGTTCGGCCTGAGCCATCTGGCGTATTACCAGATCGCCACGCCGGAATACGGCGCCGAGCTCGTGTTGTTCCTGGTCGTCTTGACGCAGGTGAACGACGTCGTCCATTCGTTGATCTCCATCTACTTCGGCAAGCGGAAGATCGTACCCACGGCGAATCCGAACATGACGTGGGAGGGCTTCGCCGTCGCCCTGCTCGCCACGACCGCGGCGTCTTACTTCCTATATCCGCACCTGACTCCGTTCGACGTCTCCTTCGGCATCTGGTCGGGCATTCTGATCAGCGTAAGCGGATTTTTCGGGGCGTTGACGATTTCCGTGCTCAAGCGCGACCTGCTGATCGGGGACGACGCGAAGCCGGAGGAAGGAAAGAACAGCTACTTGAACCGCGTCGACAGCTTGACGTATACGTCGCCGATCTTCTTCCACGCGATCCGATATTTCTTCGATTTCATGTAA